In the Candidatus Omnitrophota bacterium genome, one interval contains:
- a CDS encoding FAD-dependent oxidoreductase produces MADDYDVIIIGGGPAGLTAGIYAARTGLYTLVIDKNILAGALGSTSRIENYPGILKPCSGRTLIGKLRRQAQKFGAELVRERVLHTELEGPVKKVVSEAREYRSRSLIVASGAMGRKASVDGEKEFLGKGVSYCAVCDAPFFRGKKVALVGGIEEISQEIGVIAKFASAIYIVSLQAIDSPGKKTIDFADNLTVFTNHRLSKIYGARAVEGVEIISAGGQRKQIAVDGVFMYLHGNRPLVDFLGDHLKTGSDRCLIVNREDMSTSLEGVFAAGDVICTRIRQAVVAASEGCIAALSAEKYIMQRRSPRAQWH; encoded by the coding sequence ATGGCTGATGATTACGACGTGATTATCATCGGTGGCGGCCCTGCGGGATTAACCGCAGGTATCTACGCCGCCCGGACCGGATTATATACGCTGGTCATCGACAAGAATATTCTTGCCGGTGCATTAGGCTCTACGTCAAGAATAGAAAATTACCCCGGCATTCTTAAACCGTGTTCCGGCCGGACGCTGATCGGTAAACTCCGGCGGCAGGCTCAAAAGTTTGGGGCTGAGCTTGTGCGAGAGCGCGTGTTACACACCGAACTGGAGGGTCCCGTCAAAAAGGTCGTTTCCGAAGCCCGGGAATACCGCTCTCGTAGCCTGATTGTCGCCAGCGGGGCCATGGGGAGGAAGGCTTCGGTGGACGGCGAAAAGGAGTTCCTGGGCAAAGGGGTGAGTTACTGCGCGGTATGTGATGCGCCTTTCTTTCGCGGCAAGAAGGTTGCCCTGGTGGGAGGTATCGAGGAAATAAGTCAGGAGATCGGGGTTATCGCCAAATTCGCCAGTGCGATATATATTGTAAGTCTTCAGGCGATAGATAGTCCAGGGAAGAAGACGATCGACTTCGCTGATAACCTTACCGTTTTCACTAACCACCGGTTGAGCAAGATCTATGGGGCAAGGGCCGTTGAGGGTGTTGAAATAATCTCGGCCGGGGGCCAGCGAAAACAGATCGCGGTCGATGGGGTATTTATGTATCTGCACGGCAATCGGCCGCTGGTCGATTTCCTTGGTGATCATTTGAAAACTGGAAGCGATCGCTGTTTGATTGTAAATAGAGAGGATATGTCTACTTCCCTCGAAGGGGTGTTCGCTGCCGGCGATGTTATATGTACCAGGATCCGCCAGGCTGTGGTCGCGGCTTCAGAGGGGTGCATTGCCGCTCTTTCGGCGGAGAAATATATTATGCAGAGGCGGTCGCCTCGTGCGCAATGGCACTGA
- a CDS encoding bifunctional oligoribonuclease/PAP phosphatase NrnA produces MSNLRTIKERIFKAKDFVIACHRNPDGDCIGSLLALGLGLKTLKKRVIMVSQDGVPLSYRGLPGANKITRRLGKVPDMAITVDCNSKEMVGRPFKTIRKAKYLLEIDHHEFREPYGNMFLIDTKAASVGEMVYKLLYYLRIGITKEIAENILTSIIVETNSFRLPTVKPATFNICYKLQKTGVDFHKISETVYWSKTKQAVILSGICMSKLEFSRNGQIAWSIVSKKDFSSVKGRDEDVDPVANDILAIKAIKIAVLFREKSQNILRVSLRAKGGINVASLAYKYGGGGHFDSAGCQITNTKKEIRGFIEAAKRLLR; encoded by the coding sequence ATGAGTAATTTAAGGACAATCAAAGAACGAATATTCAAAGCGAAGGATTTCGTCATCGCCTGCCACCGGAATCCCGATGGCGATTGCATTGGTTCTCTTTTAGCCTTAGGTTTGGGCTTGAAAACTTTAAAAAAAAGAGTGATTATGGTTTCTCAAGACGGGGTGCCTTTAAGCTATAGAGGGCTACCGGGGGCCAATAAGATAACTAGAAGATTAGGGAAAGTGCCGGATATGGCCATAACCGTGGATTGCAACTCAAAAGAAATGGTTGGCAGGCCGTTTAAGACTATACGGAAAGCAAAGTATTTATTAGAAATAGACCACCATGAATTTAGGGAACCATATGGCAACATGTTTCTCATAGACACAAAAGCGGCGTCTGTAGGCGAAATGGTTTATAAGTTATTGTATTATTTAAGAATAGGCATAACCAAAGAAATAGCCGAAAATATATTAACTTCTATAATTGTTGAGACTAATTCATTCCGGCTTCCTACAGTAAAGCCGGCTACTTTTAACATTTGTTACAAACTCCAGAAAACCGGAGTGGACTTTCATAAAATTTCCGAAACAGTTTATTGGTCGAAAACTAAACAAGCAGTAATACTTTCCGGCATCTGTATGTCCAAACTCGAATTTTCGCGAAACGGTCAAATAGCCTGGTCAATAGTATCAAAAAAAGATTTTTCCAGCGTGAAGGGCAGGGACGAAGACGTAGACCCCGTGGCTAACGATATACTTGCGATAAAGGCGATCAAGATAGCAGTTTTATTCCGGGAAAAGAGCCAAAATATTTTAAGGGTAAGTTTAAGAGCAAAAGGAGGCATAAATGTTGCCTCGCTTGCTTATAAATACGGCGGCGGCGGCCATTTTGATTCTGCCGGGTGCCAGATCACTAATACTAAAAAAGAGATCAGAGGTTTTATCGAAGCGGCCAAGCGGTTATTGAGATGA
- a CDS encoding TIGR04282 family arsenosugar biosynthesis glycosyltransferase — MKRILIVFAKEPQEGRVKTRLLDCLSARECLKLYKKLLKNTVSLARKVKCSGRIMAYDSYNQRAPFLERIASDFTFYKQAGRGLGARMFDVFKAILKSNTKAVIIGSDSPNLPINYIDRAFEKLSKNDLVLGPADDGGYYLIGLKQPCKKLFENIKWSSGTVFDRTVKKAKKLKKKTTVLDYWYDIDEPKDLKYIRKKPESVDR, encoded by the coding sequence ATGAAACGTATACTTATTGTTTTTGCCAAAGAGCCTCAGGAAGGCAGGGTAAAAACCCGGCTGTTGGACTGTTTATCCGCTAGAGAATGCCTTAAGCTTTATAAGAAGTTGTTAAAAAATACGGTCAGCTTAGCCAGAAAAGTAAAATGTAGCGGAAGAATTATGGCTTATGATTCTTATAATCAAAGGGCGCCTTTTCTCGAAAGAATAGCTTCGGATTTTACATTTTATAAACAGGCTGGAAGAGGCCTCGGAGCAAGAATGTTTGATGTTTTTAAAGCGATTCTTAAAAGTAATACTAAAGCGGTGATTATCGGCTCGGATTCACCGAATCTACCGATAAATTATATAGACCGAGCTTTTGAGAAACTTAGTAAAAACGATCTTGTCTTAGGCCCCGCCGATGACGGCGGCTATTATCTCATTGGCCTTAAACAGCCATGTAAAAAATTATTCGAAAATATAAAATGGAGCTCTGGTACGGTGTTCGATAGAACGGTCAAGAAGGCAAAAAAACTAAAGAAGAAGACCACTGTTTTGGATTATTGGTATGACATAGATGAGCCAAAAGATTTAAAATATATTAGAAAAAAGCCTGAAAGTGTTGATCGATGA
- a CDS encoding TIGR04283 family arsenosugar biosynthesis glycosyltransferase, with protein sequence MKVSIIIPTYNEENSIESTLGPLIGENGCEVIVVDGYSKDRTKEIVRSYPVIFKQAGKNRANQLNAGAGIAGGDVLVFLHADCILEKGGLPAIINSVKKGFIGGCSSQRINSSALIYRFIEASGNIRAKLSHIFYGDQAIFVRRDIFQKIGGFDDVALFEDIIFSRKLKKYGKTCTLKNKIFTSARRWEKQGIIKTTLINWLVSIGFFFGIAPHILKKIYSEVR encoded by the coding sequence ATGAAAGTATCAATAATTATACCAACCTATAATGAAGAAAATAGTATCGAGAGTACTTTAGGGCCCTTGATCGGTGAAAATGGTTGTGAAGTCATTGTTGTGGATGGATATAGCAAGGATAGGACAAAGGAGATCGTCCGTAGCTACCCGGTTATTTTTAAGCAGGCTGGTAAAAATAGAGCTAATCAGCTCAATGCGGGCGCCGGCATTGCCGGCGGGGATGTTTTAGTGTTTCTTCACGCTGATTGTATTTTGGAAAAAGGTGGCTTGCCGGCAATTATAAATAGTGTTAAAAAGGGGTTTATCGGCGGATGTTCCTCGCAAAGAATAAATTCCTCGGCTTTAATTTATAGGTTCATTGAGGCGTCAGGAAATATCCGGGCAAAGCTCTCTCATATCTTTTACGGCGATCAAGCCATTTTTGTCAGAAGAGACATATTCCAAAAAATTGGCGGCTTTGACGATGTCGCCCTGTTTGAGGATATTATATTTTCCCGAAAACTTAAAAAATACGGCAAGACCTGTACTTTAAAGAATAAGATATTTACATCTGCGCGGCGCTGGGAAAAACAGGGAATCATCAAGACGACCTTGATTAACTGGCTGGTCAGTATTGGATTTTTTTTTGGTATCGCCCCGCATATTTTAAAGAAAATATATTCTGAGGTACGGTGA
- a CDS encoding FAD-dependent oxidoreductase, whose protein sequence is MKYDYDLIILGGGAAGLFAASVANTLGAKVAIVEKHRLGGDCTWYGCIPSKALIRSAQVAHNLCCPEKFGLSLKRACGIEAGSVMAHVRDVTIEIAAHHKPEDLRKRGIEIIFGSPHFIDEATVKVSDKIYKAKKYIICTGSHPFIPTIEGLREIDYLTNETIFDLKELPGSLIVLGGGPIGIELAQSLKRLGVEVSVVEMLDRIVPKEDREVAEVLEQKLKAEGIRLMTSHKAVNFVKNTDKITVTLEDKGKNKSEISADKVLVAVGRAANIAGLDLERCGVNHDKKSIEVNKFLQTTNKNIFAAGDAVGPYMFSHVAAYQASICVRNAMFKRLAWQKASYENIAWATFTEPEVAHLGLTEEEARKKYKKIKIYKSDYIKSDRAVTDLEKDGLVKVICERNGNIIGAHIVGAAAGEIIQGLSIAKSQKIPLSKIAQTIFVYPTLSELIKKTAALNLVEKMQNRLIKLALKIMRQN, encoded by the coding sequence ATGAAATATGATTACGATTTGATTATTCTAGGCGGAGGAGCTGCCGGATTGTTTGCTGCCAGTGTGGCTAATACTTTGGGAGCAAAGGTAGCGATAGTTGAAAAGCATAGATTAGGCGGGGATTGTACCTGGTACGGATGCATACCGTCTAAAGCGCTCATTAGATCAGCACAGGTTGCTCATAATCTATGCTGCCCGGAGAAGTTTGGTTTATCTTTAAAGAGGGCCTGCGGCATCGAAGCCGGTTCGGTGATGGCGCATGTCCGGGATGTAACTATTGAAATCGCCGCTCATCATAAGCCCGAGGATCTAAGAAAGAGAGGGATCGAGATCATCTTCGGTAGCCCTCATTTTATAGATGAAGCAACCGTTAAGGTCAGCGATAAGATATATAAAGCGAAAAAGTATATCATTTGTACAGGTTCTCATCCGTTTATTCCAACCATAGAGGGCTTAAGGGAAATAGATTATTTGACTAACGAAACCATATTTGATTTAAAAGAGCTGCCAGGAAGCTTAATTGTTTTAGGCGGCGGGCCGATCGGCATAGAGCTGGCCCAGAGCCTTAAAAGATTGGGTGTTGAAGTCTCGGTAGTGGAGATGTTAGATAGAATTGTTCCTAAAGAAGACAGAGAAGTAGCAGAAGTTTTGGAGCAAAAGCTAAAAGCCGAAGGCATCAGGCTTATGACATCTCATAAGGCGGTTAATTTCGTCAAAAATACTGATAAAATAACAGTAACCCTGGAAGATAAGGGAAAAAATAAATCAGAAATCAGCGCCGATAAAGTTTTGGTCGCGGTGGGAAGGGCTGCGAATATAGCGGGGCTTGATTTAGAACGCTGCGGTGTAAATCACGATAAAAAATCAATTGAAGTAAACAAATTTTTGCAGACAACCAACAAGAATATTTTTGCAGCCGGAGATGCGGTCGGCCCTTATATGTTCAGCCATGTAGCAGCTTATCAAGCTTCGATCTGCGTAAGAAATGCGATGTTTAAAAGATTAGCCTGGCAGAAAGCGAGTTATGAAAATATTGCCTGGGCTACTTTTACCGAACCGGAAGTCGCCCATTTGGGATTGACCGAAGAAGAAGCGAGAAAAAAATACAAGAAAATAAAAATTTACAAGTCGGATTATATTAAGTCAGACCGGGCGGTTACTGATTTAGAAAAGGACGGTTTAGTCAAAGTTATCTGCGAGCGAAACGGCAATATAATAGGGGCGCATATTGTTGGAGCCGCTGCCGGAGAAATTATCCAGGGCCTTTCAATAGCTAAATCCCAGAAAATACCTTTAAGTAAAATTGCCCAAACAATTTTTGTTTACCCTACTTTATCAGAGCTGATCAAGAAAACTGCGGCCTTGAATTTAGTCGAAAAGATGCAAAACCGGCTTATAAAGTTAGCTCTTAAAATAATGAGGCAAAATTGA
- a CDS encoding TVP38/TMEM64 family protein has translation MEKKRFVKSPWFKTIFIVAALVVVIIVLRAVNVDFSNISEEKFKNWIESLGIWGPLAYIVLYILRPLILFPAAVFSAVAGIIWGTGLGFLILLIAANLSATVEFIFARYAARQIIERHLGQRAATLDKKIQKHGFVTVLLIRLIPNLAWDIQNLTLGLTSLKLRDYFLATLIGIIPGSFALVFFGASFIKVIYNPKNVWILGVAILIFAGIYYSKKYIAKKHG, from the coding sequence ATGGAAAAAAAGCGATTCGTCAAATCGCCATGGTTTAAAACTATATTTATAGTCGCTGCGCTTGTTGTGGTAATCATAGTCTTAAGGGCTGTTAATGTTGATTTTTCTAATATTAGCGAGGAGAAGTTCAAAAACTGGATTGAGTCTCTCGGTATCTGGGGGCCTCTAGCCTATATTGTGTTATATATTTTGCGGCCGCTTATTTTATTTCCGGCTGCTGTTTTTTCGGCTGTGGCTGGTATTATCTGGGGAACCGGCCTGGGATTTCTTATTCTTTTGATCGCCGCTAATTTATCAGCAACAGTGGAATTTATCTTCGCTCGGTATGCTGCACGTCAGATCATAGAAAGACATCTCGGCCAAAGAGCAGCCACACTTGACAAAAAAATTCAAAAACACGGGTTCGTTACCGTGCTATTGATACGTTTGATACCCAATCTGGCCTGGGACATCCAGAATTTGACTCTTGGTTTAACCAGCCTGAAGCTCCGGGATTACTTTTTGGCCACACTTATCGGGATCATCCCCGGGTCTTTTGCTTTGGTATTTTTTGGCGCATCCTTTATAAAGGTTATTTATAACCCCAAGAATGTTTGGATTTTGGGAGTAGCCATTTTAATTTTCGCCGGTATTTATTATTCCAAGAAATATATTGCCAAGAAACACGGATAG
- the arsS gene encoding arsenosugar biosynthesis radical SAM protein ArsS (Some members of this family are selenoproteins.) has translation MNPFLNVLESQNIPKESCLKRAELTTLQVNMGDLCNQSCSHCHVGSSPQGKKIMPLEVVDRILEFLSKNRGLILDITGGAPELNPNFDYFLEKARPLAREIVIRSNLTVFFEPGKEYLPEFFKRNNIHLICSLPCYEEKNVDAQRGLGVFEKSIKALQLLNSCGYSQDKELVLDLAYNPKGINLPPQQDILEREYRENLKKSYGVEFNRLVAMTNVPIKRFKEYLEANGEYSNYVRLLEDNFNPDTVTGIMCRRYLSVGYDGKLYDCDFNQSLNWALKDEKAKPLSIDKVDIKDIENRDVMVGEHCFSCTAGFGSSCQGALDIKETVKAYYGKVLKTTKDLKTTACCSVDAMPKKQREYLAKIHPEICDKFYGCGSPIPPLLKDLKVLDLGCGTGRDTYLVSQMVGSRGFVIGVDMTDEQLDIARKHIDYQTEKSGFKKPNVDFRKGYIENLKSVGIKDNSIDLVISNCVINLSPDKIGVFSEVFRVLKPGGEFYFADVFCGRRMPEHLKHDSVLYGECLGGALYIEDFRRSLRKIGCLDYRVVTSRRIALNNKEVEEKVGGIDFYSMTIRAFKLDDLEDICEDYGQTAVYLGTISGCAHQFKLDDHHLFFTGKPMLVCGNTASMLSNTRYGKHFKIVGDKSRHFGPFPCGPTPAASKTDVVKTGGSCC, from the coding sequence ATGAACCCTTTTTTGAATGTTTTAGAATCACAAAATATACCGAAAGAATCCTGTTTAAAAAGAGCAGAGTTGACCACCCTGCAGGTTAATATGGGCGACCTTTGCAATCAAAGCTGTTCGCATTGTCATGTGGGCTCCTCGCCCCAGGGAAAGAAGATCATGCCGCTGGAAGTGGTTGACCGAATTTTAGAGTTTCTTTCAAAAAACAGAGGGCTGATATTGGATATAACCGGCGGCGCGCCGGAACTCAATCCCAATTTCGATTATTTCCTTGAGAAAGCAAGGCCGCTGGCCAGGGAGATTGTCATAAGGTCGAATCTGACCGTGTTTTTTGAACCCGGTAAAGAATACTTGCCCGAATTTTTTAAAAGGAATAACATACATCTTATATGTTCACTTCCCTGTTATGAGGAAAAAAATGTAGACGCCCAAAGAGGCCTGGGTGTATTTGAAAAGAGTATAAAAGCGCTTCAGCTGCTAAATAGCTGTGGATACTCTCAAGATAAAGAACTGGTCTTAGACCTTGCATATAATCCTAAAGGTATAAATCTGCCTCCTCAACAGGATATCCTTGAAAGAGAGTACAGAGAAAACCTTAAAAAAAGTTACGGAGTGGAATTTAACAGACTCGTTGCTATGACCAACGTTCCGATAAAAAGATTCAAGGAATATTTGGAAGCCAACGGCGAATATAGTAATTATGTCCGGCTCCTGGAAGATAATTTCAATCCTGATACGGTTACCGGTATTATGTGTCGGCGGTATCTCAGTGTAGGCTACGACGGAAAATTATACGACTGCGATTTTAACCAATCACTTAACTGGGCTTTAAAGGACGAGAAGGCTAAGCCTCTTAGTATAGATAAAGTAGATATAAAAGATATTGAAAACAGAGATGTTATGGTGGGGGAGCACTGTTTTTCATGTACCGCAGGCTTCGGTTCAAGCTGCCAGGGAGCGCTTGACATTAAGGAAACCGTAAAAGCGTATTACGGCAAAGTCCTTAAAACCACAAAAGACCTAAAGACGACCGCCTGTTGTTCAGTAGATGCTATGCCTAAAAAGCAAAGAGAATACTTGGCTAAAATCCACCCCGAAATTTGTGATAAATTTTATGGCTGCGGCTCTCCTATCCCACCGCTTTTAAAGGACCTAAAAGTTTTGGATTTAGGTTGTGGCACAGGCAGGGATACTTATCTGGTTTCACAGATGGTAGGGAGCAGGGGTTTTGTTATCGGCGTCGACATGACCGATGAACAACTCGATATAGCGAGGAAGCACATTGATTACCAGACAGAAAAATCCGGTTTTAAAAAGCCTAATGTTGATTTTAGGAAGGGTTATATAGAAAACCTAAAAAGTGTCGGTATAAAGGATAACTCTATAGACTTGGTTATATCAAACTGCGTTATTAATCTTTCACCGGATAAGATAGGGGTGTTCTCGGAAGTTTTCCGTGTCTTAAAACCGGGAGGTGAATTTTATTTCGCCGATGTATTCTGCGGCCGCCGGATGCCGGAACACCTCAAGCATGACTCGGTACTTTACGGTGAATGCCTGGGAGGGGCGCTTTACATAGAGGATTTTCGCCGTAGTTTAAGAAAAATCGGCTGTTTGGATTATAGAGTAGTAACTTCCCGAAGAATAGCGCTTAACAATAAAGAAGTTGAAGAGAAAGTCGGCGGGATTGATTTTTACTCTATGACTATACGGGCTTTTAAGCTGGATGATTTGGAAGACATCTGCGAAGATTATGGCCAGACTGCTGTTTATCTTGGCACGATATCCGGATGCGCGCACCAATTCAAACTTGACGATCATCATCTGTTTTTTACCGGCAAACCGATGCTTGTGTGTGGGAATACCGCTTCAATGCTTTCAAATACACGGTACGGTAAACATTTTAAAATAGTTGGAGATAAAAGCCGTCATTTTGGGCCGTTTCCCTGTGGGCCAACTCCCGCGGCATCAAAGACCGATGTAGTCAAAACCGGCGGCAGTTGTTGTTAA
- the msrB gene encoding peptide-methionine (R)-S-oxide reductase MsrB, producing the protein MRDNSLAEENLKKATFAGGCFWCMEADFEKVKGVEKVISGYTGGAGENPVYEDYSQKGHIEAVEIYYDPYRISYRKLLDIFWTKIDPIDAGGQFCDRGQAYTTAIFYHNREQKQLADESKQRLEESGRLKQPIVTKIIKAGKFYPAEDYHQDYYKKNRLRYKFYRFNCGRDQRLKEIWGRVSKDELRNRLTPMQYKVTQEDGTEPAFKNQYWDNKREGIYVDIVSGEPLFSSLDKFESGTGWPSFTKPLEPDNIVVREDRSWFSLRTEARSKQADSHLGHVFDDGPKPTGLRYCINSAALRFIPKEDLEKEGYPEYKKLFE; encoded by the coding sequence ATGAGGGATAATTCATTAGCTGAGGAAAATTTGAAGAAGGCTACATTTGCCGGAGGATGTTTTTGGTGCATGGAGGCGGATTTTGAGAAAGTCAAAGGTGTCGAGAAGGTGATTTCCGGATATACCGGCGGGGCCGGTGAAAACCCGGTTTATGAAGATTACAGTCAAAAGGGGCATATTGAAGCCGTGGAAATTTATTACGATCCTTACCGAATAAGTTATCGGAAATTACTGGATATTTTTTGGACCAAGATAGACCCGATTGATGCCGGCGGCCAGTTTTGCGATCGGGGCCAGGCTTACACCACAGCGATTTTTTACCATAACCGGGAACAAAAGCAGTTGGCTGATGAATCAAAACAGCGGTTGGAGGAGTCAGGCAGATTAAAACAGCCCATTGTTACTAAAATCATCAAGGCCGGCAAATTTTATCCGGCTGAAGACTATCATCAGGATTATTATAAAAAGAACCGGTTAAGATATAAATTTTACCGGTTTAACTGCGGCCGCGATCAGCGTCTCAAAGAGATCTGGGGCCGGGTTAGCAAGGATGAGTTAAGAAATAGGTTAACTCCGATGCAGTATAAAGTTACTCAAGAAGACGGCACAGAACCGGCGTTTAAAAACCAATACTGGGATAATAAAAGAGAGGGTATCTATGTTGATATTGTTTCCGGCGAGCCGCTGTTTAGCTCTTTGGATAAATTCGAATCCGGCACTGGCTGGCCAAGTTTTACCAAGCCGCTTGAGCCAGACAATATTGTCGTAAGGGAAGACAGGAGCTGGTTTTCGCTGAGGACGGAAGCAAGAAGCAAACAGGCCGATTCGCACCTTGGCCATGTATTTGATGACGGCCCAAAACCCACGGGGTTACGCTACTGCATAAATTCAGCGGCTTTAAGGTTTATTCCTAAGGAAGATTTAGAGAAGGAAGGGTACCCAGAATATAAAAAACTTTTTGAATAG
- a CDS encoding HAD-IA family hydrolase, whose translation MKAVDSIIFDLDGTLVDSKEDIVNAVNFTLKKLGLSQKQADEIASYIGTGAEDLIRKAIGDKNRDLFDKGISIFEDDYKKHSATKSKLYPHVEEVLEYFKNKNLFIVTNRKKNMAQITLNSLGINKYFKDVVGGDDETCLKPSACSLEKALGNVQDRKRIIIVGDMDLDVLTGKEAGILTCAVTYGIGKRDDIVKVKPDYLVDDLLQLKEIIR comes from the coding sequence ATGAAAGCCGTAGATTCAATTATTTTTGATCTTGACGGAACGCTGGTTGACTCAAAAGAAGATATAGTAAATGCCGTCAATTTCACTTTAAAAAAACTGGGCCTTAGCCAGAAACAAGCTGATGAGATCGCCTCCTATATCGGTACGGGCGCCGAAGACCTAATCAGAAAGGCAATCGGTGATAAAAACAGAGATCTGTTTGATAAGGGGATTTCTATATTCGAGGATGATTACAAAAAGCACTCGGCAACAAAGAGTAAACTTTATCCGCACGTGGAAGAGGTTTTAGAGTATTTTAAAAATAAAAATCTTTTTATTGTCACTAACCGAAAAAAAAATATGGCACAGATCACTTTAAACAGTTTAGGGATTAATAAATATTTTAAAGATGTCGTAGGCGGGGATGATGAAACCTGCCTGAAACCCTCCGCATGTTCATTGGAGAAGGCTTTAGGAAACGTCCAAGACAGAAAAAGAATCATTATAGTCGGGGATATGGATTTGGATGTGCTAACCGGTAAAGAAGCCGGCATATTGACCTGTGCTGTCACTTATGGAATAGGGAAGAGGGATGATATAGTCAAGGTAAAACCGGATTATCTAGTCGATGATTTGTTGCAACTTAAGGAGATAATTAGATGA
- a CDS encoding 2-hydroxyacid dehydrogenase, which yields MDNNKKIFLYDSKPYDQEAFDQANKKHGFDIQYFNGHLNHNTACLSKGSDAVCAFVNDTIDKPVVEVLKECNIGLIALRSAGYNNVDLKAAYGTIHVARVPGYSPYAVAEHASALLLSLNRKTHKAYHRTREGNFSINGLIGFDLHAKTAGVIGTGKIGRCLISILKGFGMKVLAYDVYPDEEYAEASGISYTDLPELYAKSDIISLHCPLNKDTYHLIDNQSINQMKPGVFLINTGRGGLVKTQDLIEGLKSGKIGAAGLDVYEEESEYFFEDFSASMISDDILARLLTFPNVLITSHQGFFTKEALSNIAETTLANIKEYFEGGFLKNEICYRCDKQCCKKQKQRCF from the coding sequence ATGGACAACAATAAAAAAATATTTCTTTATGATTCGAAGCCTTATGATCAAGAAGCTTTTGATCAGGCCAATAAAAAGCATGGTTTTGATATCCAGTATTTCAATGGGCATCTAAACCATAATACAGCTTGTTTGTCTAAGGGCAGTGATGCGGTTTGTGCTTTTGTTAACGATACAATAGATAAGCCGGTAGTGGAAGTTCTTAAAGAGTGTAATATCGGCTTAATTGCCTTACGCAGTGCCGGATATAACAATGTTGATTTAAAGGCAGCTTACGGCACTATCCATGTGGCCCGGGTGCCGGGGTATTCTCCTTATGCGGTGGCCGAACACGCCAGCGCTCTTTTATTGAGCCTGAACCGGAAAACTCATAAAGCTTATCACCGGACACGCGAGGGAAATTTTTCAATCAACGGCTTGATCGGCTTTGACCTTCACGCTAAAACCGCTGGGGTTATCGGAACCGGAAAGATCGGGCGTTGTTTGATATCGATTCTGAAAGGCTTTGGGATGAAGGTCCTGGCCTATGATGTTTATCCCGATGAAGAATATGCAGAGGCTAGCGGCATTAGCTATACGGACTTGCCCGAGCTGTATGCTAAATCGGACATTATTTCTCTGCATTGCCCGTTAAACAAAGATACCTACCATTTGATCGACAACCAAAGTATAAACCAGATGAAGCCGGGTGTTTTTTTAATAAATACCGGCCGGGGAGGCCTGGTAAAAACTCAAGACCTCATTGAAGGGTTAAAGAGCGGTAAAATAGGCGCTGCCGGCCTGGATGTGTACGAAGAAGAAAGCGAGTATTTTTTTGAAGATTTTTCAGCTTCGATGATCAGCGATGATATCCTGGCCCGGCTTTTGACCTTTCCCAATGTACTTATCACATCACATCAGGGATTTTTCACAAAAGAAGCGTTGAGCAATATTGCCGAAACTACTTTAGCTAATATTAAAGAGTATTTTGAAGGAGGTTTTTTAAAGAATGAAATCTGTTACCGCTGCGATAAACAATGCTGCAAGAAACAAAAACAGCGCTGCTTTTAA